Within the Chromobacterium paludis genome, the region ATCGCCATCGTGTCGGTGATTCCGATCGAGGCCGAGGCTTCGGTGCAGTACATGAGCACCTGGCCCTACCCCTGGGCGCAGCATCTGTACCAAAACGGCGAATTGAGCACGGTCGGCCTGTCCTTCGCCGCCGTGCTGGTGGTCGTCTACTTCCTGCTGAACTACTGGGGCGTCAAGCTGTTCGCCAAGGCCAACAGCGCCATCACCGTGTTCAAGGTGATCGTGCCGGCCCTGACCGTGGGCGCGCTGATCTATAGCGGCTTCCATAGCGAAAACCTGAACAACGCGGCGCTGGGCGGCTTCGCGCCGTTCGGCTGGGCCAGCGTGATGACCGCGGTGGCCACCAGCGGCATTGTGTTCAGTTTTAATGGCTTCCAGAGCCCGATCAACCTGGCCGGCGAAGCCCGCAATCCGGGCACGAGCGTGCCCTTCGGCGTGGTCGGCTCCATCCTGCTGGCCGCGGTGATCTATGTCGCGCTGCAAGTCGCCTTCCTCGGCGCGCTGTCGCCGGCGGAACTGGCCCACGGCTGGAAAGGCCTGGACTTCAGCTCCCCGTTCGCCCAACTGGCCATGGCCCTGGGCCTGAACTGGCTGATGATGACCCTGTATTTCGACGCCTTCGTCAGCCCCAGCGGCACCGGCGCCGCCTATATGGCCTCCACCGCTCGCATGATCTACGGCATGCAGCGCAACGGCACCATGCCGGCCATCTTCGGCCGCATGCACCCGCTGTACCACATCCCGCGTCCGGCCATGTGGTTCAACCTGGCGGTGTCCTTCGTCTTCCTGTTCTTCTTCCGCGGCTGGGGCACGCTGGCGGCGGTGATCTCCGTCGCGACCGTGATCTCCTACCTGACCGGCCCGATCAGCGCCGCCGCGCTGCGCCGCTGCGCGCCTGACCTGCCGCGCCCGCTGCGCCTGTCCGGCATGGGCGTGATCGCGCCGTTCGCCTTCGTCTGCGCCTCCCTGGTGCTGTATTGGGCGCGCTGGCCGCTGACCGGCCAGATCCTGTTCCTGATCGTGGCCGCGCTGCCGGTCTACGTCTGGTACCAGGCCAAGGCCGGCTGGCCGGACTTCCAGCGCGAGCTGAAGGGCGCGCTGTGGATGGTGCTCTACCTGCCGGTGATGGCCCTGCTGTCCTATATCGGCAGCGCCGAGTTCGGCGGCATCGGCATCCTGCCTTACGGCGTGGACATGGCCGTGGTGGCCGCGGCCGCGCTGGGCTTCTACTTCTGGGGCGTCAGCAGCGGCTGGTACACCCGCTACCTGCGCGACGAGCACGATCCCCAGCTGGTGGAAGCCATGCAGCAGGAAAACGCGCCGTCCGGCAAACTGGCCGGCCAGCGCGGCTAAGCTCCAAAAATCCTTCGCTCAAAAAACAAAGCCGGCTCCGAGGAGCCGGCTTTT harbors:
- a CDS encoding APC family permease; translation: MQQQHTRHIGPVALMLTGLGSIIGSGWLFGAAHAAQIAGPAAIVAWIVGMVIILSIALSYAELGAMFPETGGMVRYARYSHGSLLGFIAAWANWIAIVSVIPIEAEASVQYMSTWPYPWAQHLYQNGELSTVGLSFAAVLVVVYFLLNYWGVKLFAKANSAITVFKVIVPALTVGALIYSGFHSENLNNAALGGFAPFGWASVMTAVATSGIVFSFNGFQSPINLAGEARNPGTSVPFGVVGSILLAAVIYVALQVAFLGALSPAELAHGWKGLDFSSPFAQLAMALGLNWLMMTLYFDAFVSPSGTGAAYMASTARMIYGMQRNGTMPAIFGRMHPLYHIPRPAMWFNLAVSFVFLFFFRGWGTLAAVISVATVISYLTGPISAAALRRCAPDLPRPLRLSGMGVIAPFAFVCASLVLYWARWPLTGQILFLIVAALPVYVWYQAKAGWPDFQRELKGALWMVLYLPVMALLSYIGSAEFGGIGILPYGVDMAVVAAAALGFYFWGVSSGWYTRYLRDEHDPQLVEAMQQENAPSGKLAGQRG